In the genome of Stomoxys calcitrans chromosome 4, idStoCalc2.1, whole genome shotgun sequence, the window CTGTGAGGCTTCGTTCAAACATAGTTGAATATCCCTGACTACAAACTTTGGAACGTTAATAGGAACGTGATTGAATGAAACACACTGAAGTTATGAGGACACTTTctctttttcgtttgtttctctttcgagccGAGCTTAATTAACCAAGATTTTTTgctatggaaaaggaaagccagagatcaccacCACTGCCAATCGCTATGGGGTGCGATTTGTCTTCGGTTAGAAgaattttcaaccatattaggtgcgaAGGTTCAAGGGTCATACATTTGTAGATCGTGCTTATACCGAATATACTGCGAAAACCTGTCTATTATGTAAGCACGACACTAATACAAGTTTGACACCTTTCACACAAGCTGTTCTAATCCACCGCATATGTTTTTcttggtaggttaggttaggttgaaaataagGTGCAGGtcttaatccgccccatgccactatggacatacacctaagcccgtAATCGGTTTgtagtgcgctctaaatacaaaaaaaagtaacctcgaaaaagaaaatctaagttaggaattcagtgctacttacaaaatcattaattgtattccatgccactcccctaagttggttcatgtctggtgtaGTGTCCCCACTTATACACAAATCGTAAACACCACTTTTTTTATATACTCACACTGGTTCTTGTTTAGTTATTGATTGCGTCTCTTCATCGAATTCCTTTGAGTCATCTCTTAGATTTAAAATGAAACTAGCATCCAAAGGTTGCAATTTACTATTTGTCTTTTGCTTAACGACGCGTGGCTCCTCCTGCAGTGATGTCTGCCTGACCAACGAGGTGTTGGCCAAAGTGTTGGCGCCAGTTAAGCTTGGCGAACCAGTGAGTGACTTAAGTGAATCCATAGCCGTGGCTGCTGTCAATGAAGTGTCTTTCAGAGCACAAGAACGTTTAAATTCTTCTATCAACTTAAGTTCATCCTCAATAGTGGGTAATTCCACAATATTAATTTCCATGTCATGCATAGTAGGATTACTCAATTTCAAGGTTATGGAATTCATTCGTCCTGCCTTTAGCAATTGATCACATTTAACCAGCAACACATCGGGCACATGATAGCTGGCAAAGAGTTGTATGCGATATTTAACCGAAGTTGGATGATATTCTGGTTTAATGACATTATGTTCACATTCGCGACAGCGTAAAGAACGTTTAATCCAAAGACCACGTCGCTGGGGATACAATTTGGTTATGGTAAATGGTTGCTCACATGGTTGATTGTGACGTTGTTTAATTGTGGTTACTAGAAAAATGACAAGAATTGAGAATTGTTTTCCCGAAATGACTATATTTGAGATGTTTACTGTTTCTAAGATTGATTTTCTGCGTAAAAACACTTTCAGGTAGTTGTCCCACATCTTCAGTGTTCTGGGCCGCGGCAATATTTACCGGTTTTGCTTTTTGAGTATTCTTATCGGACCAGCCCATTTGGCGTCGTATGATTGAGACAGTGAGACCAGTGCGATCAGTTAGACTAGGAAATTTATGAGCTTTGGGAGTCTTACGTCGAAGATATTCTTGACGTTCTTGCTTATCCTGTTGAACAACAGCTTGATAGTATTCAGCCAAAGCATTGAAGCGACTTTGATAAGCACATTCGTTGTCAGGCCAAGAACCAGTTgctataaaacaaaacaaaaataaacatattAGCATATTATAAATAATATTTGGCTCCATGCATATCATAACTATCTTACCCACAGACTGGTCGGGAATACCAACATCTCGTGAGGTCCAACGACATGACAAACAGGATAAATAATACATTTTCTTTGTAAACACCTTAGATGGGTCAGGCTTGGCATCTGCACTGCCTCCAGCGGTGGTCTCAGCATCTCTAGAGGCTTCATCGGGTTTTCTGAAATaagataaatttatttttttgccgaCAATTCATTGCTGCACAAAAAATACTTCTGAACTACCACAGTGGTGGCCCTGGCCGATAAGGTATGCAGACAACATGGACAGTTAAaacaattggcacagttgttgcacaaTTTCCTTGCCTCTGATGAGGGTATATTTTCCAGACAATTGGAACAAAAATTCGAATCCACCTACAAGTCAATATGTTTTATAAGATGCAAAAACTTTCATTTTGAAAATGGATTACTCACTTCGTGGCAAACACAAAAACCACACCTCAGCTTGGGACAATgacgacaaaaaaataatttactaATTGGATGCAATATGCCGCAAGAACAGGCATATTTAACAACACTGTCTTGCATAAAATTGGCCATAGTCTGTGCTTTATTTTAACAAAgctaaaataatattttcttgACGAAGATGCAATGAGCAATGAGAATTGTTGTCGAATCGAATGACATCAGGAGAACAGCTGAAGTTCACAACTTGGCACCATTTTTTCGAAGTGATGCAAAGAGCATAGGACTGACAGAGAAATgtttgtgctctcaaaatttggcagcaaatgtcaagcttataggtGTCGGTAACTTCTTCAAAGCAAGCATCTCTGccgaaaaaaacaagtaagagcgtattaagttcggtcgggccgcatcttatataccatccaccatggatagaaattgtcgagctctttgtgtggtatctctttttaggcaaataaagaataacgATTTGCATtgctcaggattcactgaataaagctgagtattctgttcagcttttcaagcggaatgctgttAAAATCCTTAGAGAATAAGGTCGGCGAAATGTTGGCtgaaaataggcggaaaagtagtattCTGTTTATAGTgacgaaaatggcaaaaaactattatagtggcaacacttgaaactattgccggcatcatttttgtttgttttattggttcgtttttctttatttatttgagaaaaatatatagaaaaaaagtgcacatcaagaaacgtgttttggtatggaaacaaaaacatttgattgctgtcaaatatCGCTCGCgaaaccattgaaaatttcagcggctattccCAAAGCAGAATTGAATACCAACCCTAAGGTTAAGCCAaacgatcagccgacatacaattttttttttatttttggcagcacttggcattgaggatgtcaactttttctctttttaccttcaatttttgtttacgttttctcctatttgatgacattttcaattggcagatttgacatctgtAATGAGGTTTATGggacctatccactttatgttttcgcaagcgacctaaccttctataaataaatcctgtgttatgctattggagctatatcaagttatagtctgattcgggccataaaataattgagtgctgaacattgtagaagtcattgtgtaatatttcagttcattcttataataattgcgccttgtaggggcgggagatcggtttatatgggagctgtatcaagctattgatcgattcagaccatattgaacacgtatgttgtaggtcatgagataagccgttgtacaaaatttctgccaaatcggatgagaattgcgccctctagaggcccaagaagtcaagactcaagatcggtttgtatgttagctatatccggttatgtacCAATCTGCGCCATACtacgcacaattgttggaagtcataacaaaacacatcatgcaaagtttcagtagaatcggatgagaattgcgccctctagaggctcaagaagtcaagacccaagatctgtttatatggcagctatatcaaaacatggaccgatttcgcccatttaaattcccaaccgacttacactaataaaaagtatctgtgcgaaatttcaagcgccgagctttactccttcgaaatttagcgtgctttcgacagacagacggacgcatatggctagatcgatgtcatgacgatcaagaatatatatgctttatggggtattagacgcatatttagaggtgttacaaacggaatgacgaaattagtataccccatcttatggttaagggtatataaatcaaatttacagcaaaaagaaaacaaataaaagaaggaAAGATGCACATATTGCATTACGCCATTGTTTCCTTCACGGGAAAGGATAGaatgcatatttagaaaatgcaaatgaAGCAAACTTCATaccattgagagcagaattctgcttgttGTATGTTCTTAGATAATTCTTTATCTACATTCACAAGCGTAGACTATTGCCGGCTTTACACGGCTCTTCAAATCTGGATTTAATGGCtctatcatctgttttcccttcataaaatcagctgatgagAGCCTGatatccggatttaatgagcagtgtaaacggggttttatgaTTTTAAGCGTGTTAATTCAAAcgataaaaatgtgaaaaaagaaacaaaatgtaaaaacctttaaaatccaaacaaagtatttgacgttctagtggCATTTGGATACAattctgaaattggaaaatttgatAAGCTGGGCTTACGACTTTACCTTCTAAGGCTGTCTGTCGAATGGTAGCAAAGTTGCATGGTTAGTAAAAATATGATGTTaagtgtggtgaataatttttgagtagccCAGGGGCTAGTAAGATTTTTAACAGCACAGCAAATGTTGACGTTTCATTCATGACATatttaccaggtagtgtaccgtaaacagctgagtacaattttttcttccgATGTTTATGTTACTTGTTTGagccattttttgttgtttgtgtggtatagttcttaactataatacacacacacaaccaaaactcgttgacaaatagtgcacttcgcgagaaaaaattatgTCATGTGTTCATCATTTTCATAATTACCAGGTTGTGTGCCGTAAACAGCtgcgtacaatttttttttccggGAAGTGCACTATTTTTCAACTGCCATTACCTATATCTTGGTCATTGTCATGtaaacaatagaaaaaatataagcaaatttgcatttaaaacaACATTACTTGTCTTACTCGCCGTGTTTTCCTCTTTTCCAAAGCAAGACCTAAAATATCTCCATATTGCAACATTCgcatgaaaaaatgaaaaatattcattacgCAAATAACCATTATTTTCTGGCTTTTTCCTGTATTATTGTGTGGCGTGCCCATattgtttacttttgatttttaataaacGTCAAAATTGCTCAGTGTTAGAAAAAATGGTCGACTGGCatggcaaaattaatttttttctcaccaATGTAAAAAACCCCTACGTCATTTTTACACCTcacccatggcgaaacaattaaaggtggtctcatttgtacaacaactacaaatcatatcatgacaaaactgacaggtagtgtaccgttaacAGCTGTGTACAATTtgttctcgcgaagtgcactatctgtcaacgagtttttgtagtgtgtgtattatagttaagaactatacacacaacgaaaaatggcgcgaactagtaacatactcaaaatcacagttgcactaatcacagattttgacagatagtgaactcaatattttgttgtagggCAACTACCagtacctgtaaatgaatatagcttgaatcatatggtgcaatccgctatgttgtcatcaagctgatcgacgttttcccaatacacacaaagaaatttatgTGCATGTGCGTATACAtttgcgtacatgagcagagaaaacGCGAGGAAGAAGACAACaataaagagaatgcaaacaaaaatctgttttcttaataccgtcaaacctggccggctgctcgcatgagaccaccttttcaAATCCCCCTTGCATCTCACCATAGGAGATTGCTATCATTCAACACACGCTGTAATTGTACCAAGCTCAATaccgtcgttgttgttgtagcagtgtgttgtacaatgccgtcaaactggccggctatattcagctgttcgcgtgaaacCACCTTTATCAATTCATCTTGCCTACACAtataaaggctctattacacggcatgtagttgtctcaTGA includes:
- the LOC106086921 gene encoding dynactin subunit 4 translates to MANFMQDSVVKYACSCGILHPISKLFFCRHCPKLRCGFCVCHEVDSNFCSNCLENIPSSEARKLCNNCANCFNCPCCLHTLSARATTVVVQKKPDEASRDAETTAGGSADAKPDPSKVFTKKMYYLSCLSCRWTSRDVGIPDQSVATGSWPDNECAYQSRFNALAEYYQAVVQQDKQERQEYLRRKTPKAHKFPSLTDRTGLTVSIIRRQMGWSDKNTQKAKPVNIAAAQNTEDVGQLPESVFTQKINLRNITTIKQRHNQPCEQPFTITKLYPQRRGLWIKRSLRCRECEHNVIKPEYHPTSVKYRIQLFASYHVPDVLLVKCDQLLKAGRMNSITLKLSNPTMHDMEINIVELPTIEDELKLIEEFKRSCALKDTSLTAATAMDSLKSLTGSPSLTGANTLANTSLVRQTSLQEEPRVVKQKTNSKLQPLDASFILNLRDDSKEFDEETQSITKQEPVFIVSRKSNKVWLRLKFTPDEQLKKGDDVYVGFNMLYTYVNTVTNTPEKKEPTTHVLNCRVYIKVGAIEV